One genomic region from Erythrobacter mangrovi encodes:
- a CDS encoding M24 family metallopeptidase codes for MSDDEQVAPEYPPILPMRDRAAVIDRILAERLETVIPEIMRETGTAMWIVTAREYFEDPVIATMLDAESMHARRRTILVFFDPGDGRSVERLTVSRYGLGKLFQPSWDPADEPDQWRAVADIIADRDPATIAINTSDLTAFADGLTLSQYNAMLTALPEAYRQRIVSGETLSLRWLESRSTEELAIYPGIVRLAHALIEEAFSRKVITPGETTTNDVVWWYRQQLAELGLDTWFQPSVGIQRRGATGMLEGEVVIQPGDLLWTDFGITYLRLNTDTQHLAYVLKPGETAAPEGLTRGLAASNRVQDILRASFQTGRSGNEVLALARQQALSEGLNPSIYSHPIGFHGHGAGTAIGFWDNQNGDPRGNYHIRPHTTWSIELTSHNAVPEWDGQVVDFRTEEDAFFDGSTVRFLDGRQTNLTLISSEP; via the coding sequence ATGAGCGACGATGAGCAGGTCGCGCCCGAATACCCGCCAATCCTGCCAATGCGCGATCGTGCTGCGGTGATCGACCGCATCCTCGCCGAGCGGCTGGAAACCGTCATTCCGGAGATCATGCGCGAGACCGGCACAGCAATGTGGATCGTCACCGCGCGGGAGTATTTCGAGGATCCGGTGATCGCGACCATGCTCGATGCCGAGAGCATGCATGCCCGCAGGCGCACCATCCTGGTCTTCTTCGACCCTGGCGATGGACGGTCAGTGGAACGGCTGACCGTCAGCCGCTACGGCCTGGGTAAATTGTTCCAGCCCAGTTGGGACCCCGCGGACGAGCCGGACCAGTGGCGGGCGGTTGCGGACATTATCGCAGACCGCGATCCGGCGACCATCGCGATCAATACGTCGGATCTCACCGCCTTCGCCGATGGCCTGACGTTGAGCCAGTACAATGCGATGCTGACAGCCCTGCCAGAGGCATATCGTCAACGGATCGTGTCGGGCGAAACGCTGTCGCTACGCTGGCTTGAGTCGCGCAGTACCGAGGAGCTGGCGATCTACCCCGGCATCGTGCGCCTGGCCCATGCGCTGATCGAAGAGGCTTTCTCGCGAAAGGTCATCACTCCCGGAGAAACCACCACCAACGACGTCGTGTGGTGGTACCGCCAACAACTCGCCGAACTGGGCCTCGACACCTGGTTCCAGCCATCGGTCGGCATCCAGCGCCGCGGCGCGACAGGAATGCTCGAAGGCGAGGTAGTCATTCAACCGGGCGACCTGCTGTGGACCGACTTCGGGATAACCTACCTCCGGCTCAACACCGACACGCAGCACCTCGCCTACGTGCTCAAGCCAGGAGAGACCGCAGCACCAGAAGGGCTGACGCGAGGCCTTGCCGCCAGCAATCGAGTGCAGGACATTTTGCGCGCCTCATTCCAGACGGGCCGAAGCGGCAATGAGGTCCTTGCACTGGCTCGTCAGCAGGCCTTATCGGAAGGGTTGAATCCTTCGATCTACAGCCACCCAATCGGCTTTCACGGCCACGGCGCTGGAACAGCAATCGGCTTCTGGGACAACCAGAATGGCGACCCTCGCGGCAATTACCACATCCGCCCGCATACAACGTGGTCGATTGAGCTCACGTCCCACAATGCCGTGCCCGAATGGGATGGCCAAGTCGTGGATTTCCGCACCGAGGAAGACGCGTTCTTCGATGGTTCGACGGTCCGCTTCCTCGATGGGCGACAGACGAATCTGACGTTGATCTCCTCAGAACCGTGA
- a CDS encoding Crp/Fnr family transcriptional regulator, with the protein MADGMDAPATDRPTNFCDACAIRNRAICGDLDNREIGLLNDIGRRRRLEAGEQLLWEGDEAILVANVIEGVLKLSTQTADGKEQILGLVYPSDFLGRPFGQTTPYGVEALTEAHVCVFERRDFDRFAREHPRLEHKLLERTLAELDRTRRWMLLLGRMNAEQKLATFLIEMVDRLEDKSCALNGLEGPQAVSLPLSRQQIADVLGLTIETVSRQLTKLKKDGLIDLPARREVIILDADELAMRAG; encoded by the coding sequence ATGGCCGACGGTATGGATGCTCCCGCCACCGATCGCCCAACCAATTTCTGCGATGCCTGCGCAATCCGCAATCGCGCCATTTGCGGCGATCTCGATAATCGGGAAATAGGCCTGCTCAACGACATCGGGCGCCGCCGCCGCCTGGAGGCCGGCGAGCAGCTCTTGTGGGAAGGCGATGAAGCGATCCTCGTTGCCAATGTTATCGAGGGCGTGCTCAAGCTTTCGACCCAGACCGCCGACGGCAAGGAACAGATTCTGGGCCTGGTCTACCCATCGGATTTCCTCGGCCGCCCCTTCGGCCAGACTACGCCCTATGGCGTCGAGGCCCTGACCGAAGCGCATGTCTGCGTGTTCGAGCGCCGCGACTTTGACCGGTTCGCGCGTGAGCACCCTCGCCTTGAGCACAAGCTTCTCGAGCGTACGCTGGCCGAACTCGATCGCACACGGCGCTGGATGCTGCTGCTGGGTCGGATGAATGCCGAACAGAAGCTGGCAACCTTCCTGATCGAGATGGTCGATCGCCTGGAAGACAAGAGTTGCGCTCTTAACGGGCTCGAAGGGCCGCAGGCCGTCAGCCTGCCCCTTTCTCGCCAACAGATCGCCGACGTGCTCGGACTGACCATCGAGACGGTCAGTCGCCAGCTTACCAAGCTCAAGAAGGACGGGTTGATCGATCTTCCCGCCCGGCGAGAGGTCATCATCCTCGACGCTGACGAACTGGCCATGCGTGCCGGCTAA
- a CDS encoding beta-ketoacyl-ACP synthase III produces MNQDTTMTGRPVISATGLFTPVESITNEELVASFNEYVKRHNEAHAEAIAAGEMEPLQESSVEFIEKASGIKARHVMAKEPVLDPDIMAPRWPERSNEELSILAEIGVKAARDALARAGRDPKDVDAVLCAASNMERAYPAMAIEIQQALGIDGFGFDMNVACSSATFGIQTAADYIRSGNARSVLVVSPEITSGHLNWRDRDSHFIFGDVATAVLVEDAAIAPAVHWDILGTRLKTVFSNNIRNNFGFLNRANPGSEGSADKLFVQEGRKVFKEVVPMVAEMIVSEAGRLGLDPHALRRLWLHQANAGMNRLIAHRVLGHEANADESPTVLDTYGNTSSAGSIIAFHLHNEDLAPGDTGLICSFGAGYSAGTVFVRKAA; encoded by the coding sequence ATGAATCAGGACACCACGATGACCGGACGCCCCGTCATTTCCGCTACCGGGTTGTTTACGCCCGTGGAAAGCATCACCAATGAGGAACTGGTTGCTAGCTTCAACGAATATGTGAAGCGACACAATGAGGCCCATGCAGAGGCAATCGCCGCAGGCGAAATGGAGCCGCTGCAGGAAAGCTCGGTCGAGTTCATCGAGAAGGCGAGCGGAATCAAGGCCCGTCATGTGATGGCCAAGGAGCCGGTGCTTGATCCCGACATCATGGCCCCGCGCTGGCCCGAGCGCTCGAATGAAGAGCTGTCGATCCTGGCCGAAATTGGGGTCAAGGCGGCACGGGATGCCCTGGCGCGCGCCGGGCGTGATCCCAAGGATGTCGATGCGGTACTCTGTGCCGCCTCGAACATGGAGCGGGCCTATCCGGCGATGGCGATCGAGATCCAGCAGGCATTGGGGATCGACGGCTTCGGGTTCGACATGAACGTCGCGTGTTCCAGCGCCACATTCGGCATCCAGACAGCCGCGGACTATATCCGCTCGGGCAATGCCCGGAGCGTGCTGGTGGTCAGCCCGGAAATTACCAGTGGCCACCTCAACTGGCGTGACCGGGACAGCCATTTCATCTTCGGGGACGTCGCTACAGCAGTGCTGGTCGAGGATGCTGCAATCGCGCCTGCGGTGCATTGGGACATTCTAGGTACTCGCCTCAAGACGGTGTTCTCCAACAATATTCGCAACAACTTCGGTTTCCTCAATCGTGCGAATCCCGGCAGCGAGGGGAGCGCGGACAAGCTCTTCGTCCAGGAAGGCCGCAAGGTGTTCAAGGAAGTGGTCCCGATGGTCGCCGAAATGATCGTATCGGAAGCGGGCAGGCTGGGGCTCGATCCGCATGCGTTGCGGCGGCTTTGGCTGCACCAGGCAAATGCTGGCATGAACCGCCTTATCGCGCACCGCGTGCTGGGCCATGAAGCAAATGCAGACGAGAGTCCGACCGTTCTCGATACCTATGGCAATACGTCGAGCGCGGGCTCGATCATTGCCTTCCACCTTCACAATGAAGACCTCGCCCCAGGTGATACAGGGCTGATTTGCAGCTTCGGTGCCGGGTATTCGGCCGGCACGGTGTTTGTGCGCAAGGCCGCGTGA
- a CDS encoding phosphatidylserine decarboxylase, with protein sequence MAGDLLDNRGRGDVRWSFPSIHPEGRKFGVIAVVISLAFLLGLDWEIIGWPLLLLSGGVFAFFRDPERVVPQDDRVIIAPADGLVSLITEVEPPAEMMVDDGTGHDGLSPGKVTRISIFMSVFDVHINRAPIAGTIRRVIYIPGSFLDAGLDKASEENERQHILIERMDGLKIGFTQIAGLVARRIVPFVKPGDTVGAGQRIGLIRFGSRVDVYLPAGTDSKVLLGQRIVAGETILAEIGSQQLLEGVSQ encoded by the coding sequence ATGGCAGGTGATCTCCTAGACAACCGCGGCCGCGGCGACGTCCGCTGGTCGTTCCCCTCAATCCATCCCGAAGGACGCAAGTTCGGCGTTATCGCCGTCGTGATCAGCTTGGCTTTCCTGTTGGGCCTCGACTGGGAGATAATCGGCTGGCCGCTGTTGCTCCTTTCAGGAGGGGTGTTCGCCTTTTTTCGCGACCCGGAACGCGTGGTCCCGCAGGATGATCGCGTTATCATCGCTCCGGCCGATGGGCTGGTTTCACTGATTACCGAGGTCGAGCCGCCCGCAGAGATGATGGTCGACGACGGGACGGGGCACGACGGGCTCAGCCCAGGCAAGGTGACGCGCATCTCGATCTTCATGTCGGTGTTCGATGTACACATCAACCGCGCCCCGATCGCTGGCACGATTCGCCGCGTGATCTACATTCCGGGCAGTTTCCTCGATGCCGGTCTCGACAAGGCCAGCGAAGAGAACGAACGCCAGCATATCCTGATCGAGCGGATGGATGGTCTCAAGATCGGCTTTACTCAGATTGCCGGCCTGGTGGCGCGGCGTATCGTGCCCTTTGTGAAGCCCGGTGACACGGTCGGGGCAGGGCAACGGATCGGCCTGATCCGGTTCGGTAGCCGGGTCGACGTCTATCTGCCGGCGGGCACCGATTCCAAGGTCCTGCTCGGCCAGCGCATTGTCGCGGGCGAAACCATTCTCGCCGAAATTGGATCGCAGCAGCTGCTCGAGGGTGTTTCGCAATGA
- a CDS encoding CDP-alcohol phosphatidyltransferase family protein: protein MSAAPDKTSAEPEERARLGPKAAEDERPLLGRSRGLSLRAMVPNAITAAALCSGLTGIRFAISENWGAAVVAIILAGLLDGIDGRIARALNAQSRFGAELDSLADSLSFGTAPAIVLYLWSLSVEPRLGWFAALAFAICCALRLARFNAQIDVEHQPHKSLGFLTGVPAPLGAGLAFAPFYLWMATGLEEFRQPLLVGPWLVAIALLMISNMATPSWASLRPRRGIRLEVLAFVGLLFAALLVEPWWTLSAICVGYLLLLPYTLVRYARIKRRG, encoded by the coding sequence ATGAGCGCTGCGCCCGACAAGACTTCGGCCGAGCCGGAGGAGCGGGCGAGGCTTGGACCCAAGGCGGCGGAGGACGAGCGTCCACTGTTGGGACGCTCGCGAGGACTTTCGCTGCGCGCCATGGTCCCCAACGCGATAACGGCAGCAGCGCTGTGTTCGGGCCTTACGGGAATCCGCTTCGCGATCTCGGAGAACTGGGGCGCTGCCGTGGTCGCGATCATCCTGGCCGGGCTTCTCGACGGGATCGACGGGCGCATCGCCCGCGCGCTCAACGCGCAATCGCGGTTTGGCGCGGAGCTCGACAGTCTTGCTGATTCGCTTAGTTTCGGCACGGCCCCTGCGATCGTGCTCTATCTGTGGTCGCTTTCAGTCGAGCCGCGCCTGGGCTGGTTTGCCGCACTGGCTTTTGCGATCTGTTGCGCCCTGCGCCTCGCGCGCTTCAATGCGCAGATCGATGTCGAGCATCAGCCGCACAAGTCGCTGGGCTTCCTCACCGGTGTTCCGGCGCCGCTGGGTGCGGGCCTGGCCTTCGCGCCCTTCTATCTCTGGATGGCGACCGGGCTCGAGGAATTTCGCCAGCCCCTGCTGGTGGGCCCGTGGCTTGTCGCAATCGCGCTGCTGATGATTTCGAACATGGCCACGCCAAGCTGGGCGTCGCTTCGCCCACGTCGTGGAATCAGGCTGGAAGTGCTGGCCTTCGTTGGCCTGCTTTTCGCTGCGCTGCTGGTGGAGCCCTGGTGGACGCTTAGCGCGATCTGCGTCGGCTATCTGTTGCTGCTGCCATACACTCTGGTCCGCTATGCGCGGATCAAGCGACGCGGCTGA